AGTGACTGTGCGGAATCAAGCTTCTCAGGTCAGTAGTTCCTGTAACGGCGATTTTGAACGAAGTAAAATTGCTGTAGATATAGCTATTTCTTGTGGAGATTGCGTCACAAAATGCGCCTAATGTTATTTAATTATGAGGAGACCATGtaattgcagattttgatcTTTCAGACGGCTAAAGTATGTATAACAACTAAGTTAGAATTTGTGTATGTTTGGACATTCGTATTCATAGCATTCGCAATGGTACTTGGAGTTCTGTATGAGCAAACCATTATTGTTTTTCCCTTGTTgttatcacaaaaaaaaaagggaattaaTTTGTAAGCAGTAATACACGGCACTGTGAGTTCGATATGAACAAGCCATAATTGTTATTTCATAACATGAGATTTTGTATTGAAATAGTTGTATGAAACGAAGGTTATTTCCGATTTGGTCTTAAACTACATGAAATAATATTCTTCTTCTGTTTATTCCAGACCACTTGCAGAAGCCCGCTAGTCAGCCAATAACTTCTCAGGTTGGCATAACTTCCTCAGCATTTCCAACTCATGGCTCTCGGATTTCAAGTAAAAAGATTGATATTCCAAATGGAAGGGTatgctctcttctctctctctatgttttTTGAAACATCGAAAGTGTACGACACCTTGCAAGGTTGGCAGAGATCTTATAGAAAGTCCACGTTGATCGCAGGTTGGTGTACTCATCGGCAAAGGTGGGGAGACGATAAAAACTCTTCAGCTACAATCAGGAGCAAAGATTCAAGTAACTAAAGATGTGGATGCAGATCCAAATTCTAAGACGAGAATGGTGGAACTTATAGGCACTACTGAACAGATTAGCAAGGCCGAGCAATTAATAAACGAAGTTATCGCCGAGATGGTATTGAATATAGTTCTTTTTATTTCCCTTGAATTGTGTACTTATATTTATTGAATATGTGACTCTACTGCAGGCTGGTGCTGGGGCATCTGGTAGAATTGCTGGTCGAAAGTTTGGGGGGCCACAAGCTGGTGTGGAGCAATTTCAAATGAAAGTTGTGAACTGCAGGGTAACCAATTGTTTATCCACTGATCCTTTTTGCTGTTTTTCTTCCTTTACTAGGTTCTTTGGTTCCGATCATTCTTTCTTTCCAGGTTGGTCTCATTATAGGTAAAGGTGGtgagaatattaaaaatatgcaaGCCAAGTCTGGAGCTTGGATACAGGTTTGTAGATTTctatttcttcctttctttaCGTTTGTTAATCACCTAGTATTGTGACTTGGATTTCCAAGCTCCGAAAACTTTGCCGGAGGTAATGCTGTAGATGTGCTGGCAGTTAGAGGTACATTCGATGATAAATGTTTCAGTTTTAAACATGAAAATGTTGTTCATTAGATGAAATTCCTTATGCAGGGATTTCTAGCTATCGCTTAAACATCAAATGTTTGTTTCACTTTGGTGATATTGTTGCATTTTTAAGTAGTACGGTATTAAACTTTGCTGAATGTTTGATtgaatttacttttttaaagttaaagtaatttGGTTTGTGTTGTGGCATGCTTTTAAGCCTCTTGCTTTCAGCAGCACTGATAATTTTCCTGGTATTCCTAGGCTATCCTAAAAACTTCATCTCCAGAGACTTCCTTGTGTTTGCTTTTACCAAGTGATATTTGTCTCATTTGTTCTTCCATGATAGCTTTCATCAACACTCATAATTTTCCCAGTATTCCTATTTATCCTAAAAACTTCATCTCCAGAGATTTTCTTGTGTTTGTGCTTTTACCGAGTGATATTGCTCTCATTTGTTCTTCCATGATAGCTTTGCCGAACAAGGATAGTCATATTAATTGGTTAATAACTTGATATTTATGAGTCAATGGTTGCTGAGTCAAATGTCTTTTATGATCTCTTAGTCTTGTTGTTTTCTTATCACACTGgttttacaaattattttgcCCTATCTTGTGCATATATGTGTCTGCACGCACATTCTAAATATGTGccttgttacctatgttttatTCTCTGTGGTCCCAGGTGGAACCTCTGCTTCCCGGTGATATGCCCACAGAAAGAACAATTTATATAGATGGCACAAAAGAGCAAATTGAAGCAGCAAAACAGCTGGTGAATGAAGCCATAAGCGAGGTACTGATGTTTTGGACTAATATACCGCTATTTATGGCATTCACAGCACATGTCAACCTCCAGGTGGTATTGCTTGTATTGCAGGAAACACTGCAATAGTGAAATACTACAGTTTGTGTTTGTTGAAAATTCTTCTtatattatttactatattgATGCTAATATTATACTTTAGCATTTACAATACTTAATTGCTTTGCATCTTACAAGACGCAGAGTATCGAGTTCCTTCATGAGctgtatatttgaaaattgaaattttcaaataacATGTCTCCTCACGCCCCCCTActtgattttcttctttttatttaaatgaGAATTTGTAATTACCTTCTACCTTAGTCTAGTCTTTGCGATTTGTGTGCTTGAGGAGTCTGCAAAGCTCCTTCCAAGCCTGttcttgttttcttattttacCTTTTGAGCTGGAAGAATGAAaactttcttttataaaatttccaCTTGTATTTTGTTGGCGTTGGATCAGATTTCTTACTTCTGATCAATGAATTTCGCTGACTCGAGAATTAGTAGTTATGAGATGGTACTACTTGGTCACATCAAGGTTTGGAGAGAGAACTCAAGTTTGTTTGTAAATTTTGGATCTTTTATCAAATCAAATTGGGTATATGTGATGCTTTGATGTTGTTCCTATTCTTGTGTTACCTGCTTGATGTAATGACCTTGATACATAGGTAAGCTGTGTTGCAGGGAATTAAATTGTTCATATGCAACGGATGGTTGTCATGCTGCTCATATTTGGAAAATTTCAGGAGAACATATGTATATGGAAAGATAACTAGTATGTTTACCTATTTAAGGTGCCACGTAGTACTGAGATTTTTGTTTATAGTGGAGTGATGATTTTGAGCTTTATGTTGAAGAGTTAATGTAGGATTAGAAATGTGTCAGTGAACTGCATATCTGCAAGATTATAGGCAAGGCCATTGTCGATATTTCGTTGCTATGCATTGGTATGATATTATGCCTCTTCTCCTTATAGCTTGTTTGTTGATGAATTCAGTCAGATGTTTCTAGGCCGAGTCTTCTATGTTGGAACTTGGAGCTAATGAATCTATATGATTTTTAATCATTGTCAAGCAGATTAAGTTTGGTATATTGTCCTATTACAATGTGCAGTAATGCCTTGTTTATGAATTGAATTAATGAAAGCTGACTGGTTCTGTACAAGAATATTTCTCCTTTATTTGTTATCTCTCATGATTTTCCATTGCAATCTTAATTTACTAAGAAAGGATTCATGTGGCTGACCCAAAATTGTTAGAGATTGAAGGCTGTTGCATCCTAGAAATCTAGTATGTTAAATAATGCCATCACATTTGCTTAGTACAATCTCTGTCAGATTTAGTAAAACTGGAATATTATCATCTACAAAAATCAGAATGTATTTTATGGTAAGTGGAAGCAGTCAATTATGGTTCCATAATGGCTTTTCCAGGTGTATCATAAGTACTTATTCCATCTCTCTTGGGTGTAGGCATTGCTCTTCCTCCATTAAATAAGCCATACCTCTTCTGAGTCTCGTCTTCTTGACTTGTAGTCTATTCTTTTTCTGAGGACCCATCGAACTAAGATGGTGCTCTTGTTAATCGCCGCCATTATGTGACATTATTATGTACATCTAATTGTTCTCTTACGAGCGCTCAAAACTTGAGTAACTTTCACATTATATTTCTATTTGTCAATGTATATTTGTCGAGCTTTTGAAACATCTTTGTAAGTCCATATACTTTTGCACGGGACAGACGATAGAGGGATATGATCAATGTACCTAGAATTTGTTCCTCACTCTGGTGAGTTCTCCTTTCAATTATTATTGGTTTGTGTTCTCCTTTCAATTATTATTGGTTTTCCTGACTCACTTTACTACTATGCCCTTTTAACGACTAACTCTCGTTTCCTAACCCAACTGCTGCAAAACATCATGATCTGCTAATTTTCTTCTGCATTTCACTTATAATACAAAATTGCATATCCTCACCTTTATATCATTTATGTTCAGAATCGTATCAGGAAACCAATGACGGCCAGTGGGTATACCTCCCGCCGGCCCCGTGGTCCAACAAAATGGGGCCCACCTGGAGCACCTCCCATGCAGCAACCTGATGACGGCTACATGCAAACCGGAGCTTATCCTACACAAACCCCTCAATATAACATGCACCAACCACCTTATGCAAGCTATCCTCTGCAAGCGCCCAGCAACTTCCAACCTGGTTGGGACCAATCCTCCAATCAACAAACTCAGCAACCCACTGCAGCAATCGGGTATGAATACTACAATCAACAACAGCTGCAGCAACAGACACAGCTACAGCCTATGGTAGGATCATCAGCACCTGCCGATAATACCAGTTACAATTACACCCAGCCTCAAGGGCCTCAGCGAGCATTTTATGGCACTGCACCCGGTTATGGACCAATTGCTAACCCTAGTCAGGACAGATCCGTGCCCTCTCAAGATGGGATGAATCAAGTAACTCCAGCTCAGCAACAAGCTCATCTGGTGGGTCCTGCAAACCAGCAAGGATATGCAAGTCAAAAAACACCTGTGACCGCTAATGGGTACGGGATTCCACCAACCCCGCAGCCCAATTATGGGAGTCAACCTCCGCCCCAAGCCGGATATGGGCAGCCATCTCAGGTGGCTCAACTTAGTTACAGTCAACCACTGCAACTGCAAGCTGGATATGATCAAGGTTCGACCGATCGAGCCCCACCTTTTCAGCCTACAGCTCCACAGGCGGGCTATGGCCCACAACAAGTCTACGGTGGTGTAGGTCCCATTGCCCAGCCAAGCTATGGCTTGCAACAACAGCCTTATAGTGACTCTTATGTGAGCAGTGAGTATTTGCAGCCTCCTGCATATTCTAGTGACAATGCGACACGTGCAATGCTTGATCAATCTGCTGCTGCACCTGCTGTTCCTGGTGGAGCGGCAAAAGCTTCACCGAGTTAGATGTCATGATGCCTGGTCGCGTTCGCTGCTGATCTATCCTGGCTTCGAACCATTTGAGGATTTGgctgtttcttttctttattttctttattttttttttggggtcctTTTTGCCTGTAggattatcttttcttttttaggcGTTTCTTACTGAGTTGCACGTGCCCACAAAATGGAGGGCGTTCTCAATACTGCCTTCAGGCTACCATTTTATGGTTTTGTGGGTGCGCATGTTGTCTAGATATATGTTCCCGTTGTACATTATGTTGTATAGCTATCTAGAAAAAGTCACTGTGCCCTTCAAGTGGTATTTTTCAGTTTTTGGTTCCCAAGTAGAAGGAAAATTGAGAAAGGCTATATACATACGTCAATGTTAGATTAGGGGCCAATACATTGCCAGTTCTCATGGTTAAGATGTACTCTACGGTGATGTGCTGGTGATATCCTATTGATATGCAGTACATCGGTGATGTGCTGGTGATATCCTATTGATATGCAGTACATCGGTGATCACAAATCGGATAGTTGGACAAGGGAGACAGCATGGCAGGCACTCCCAAGACAAACCAGATCTTTGGTATGGCAGGCACTCTCAAGAAGGCGAACCAACAGTGCTGAGATCTGCTTCGCGTTAAACCTCGTTCGCGCAGTTGATAATGCCGGCCTCGGGATCAAAGAAGGCAATGGTCCCGAGTTGAAATATATTAGTACTGGGCCGAAGTAAGCACTTGGTTTCATGCTGGGAACAAAAGGTTATTTGCTATTATGTAGCAGAGTTGGAATATCGGCAAAGCTGCTCTGTAAGATATCAATCTTCTGCGGGAGAAGCCAGGCTATTGACCATACCAATTGGACATGCATGCTAACTACTCAAACATAAATTTCCTAAATTTATAAGTTTCCCTTCTACATATTACcataatataaatttgattagcTCGTGGCATTTCATTATCCTCAACCAAATTAACAATTGCTAGAtctaaaaaaaatccaatcCAAAAATTGTTTAGATTTTCATCTAGTCTAGTACAATAATTCACTGCCCAAGCCTATTCAATATTTGAAGAAACAAAGAATTACTGTGAGAACTCTCGACCATGGCCAATGGGGCGCACCCACCGACCTACAAGGTAAAgctaattttacatttttcctAAATATGGTTTGCAAGTTATGGTAACAAAACATCACAGATCAGAAGGATTATCAGTTCTCAGAGCTCATTTTTGCCGGCCTTTGAAGGTGCCGCAGCTGTCTTCTTTCCCTGCCACCATTTCTTGACCATCTTCGACACCTTGTTTACCTTCTCCTTAACTTGTTTCTTAGTCCGTGTAATTCCTTGCATGATCGTCTGCTTCAGATCTTTCTTTGGACTCTCCTTCTCTTTTAAAACTTTACTCTGAAGCCAAAACAGAAGATCAATAATTTGACATCATAGGATGGGGGTTAAACCAAGGTGAATATATGAAGTGTTAATATGTTACCAGTGTTGAAGGAAAGTTGTCGCCATCATCCTCATCTTCATCAGCTTCCTCGTCACCAAAATTGTTGTTCATCAGATCATCTCTGGAATACATTTTCATATTTGGTGCTCCTGGGAGGTCCTGTTAATTATggaaattcaatatatttagcCAATTTGCAAGATGCCATTCCCTATATTAACTCACTCGAACAACATTTACCCCCATTGATCTCAAGATCTTTTCCATTTCGGCATCTTTGGATGGCTTTGGAAGAAATGGTTCTCCAGGAATCCTATCCTGCAAATCATAACAGAATCACTGTTTAAGATGTACGGTAAGCTATGTACAAATGCATGATTGTGAAGCTCTCCAAGCCATTGAAATAgaatcaaggaaaaaaaaaatcaatgcaaCCAAGATTGACATTACATGACTAAATTGTGATCTTGTtcaagataaaataaataactt
This DNA window, taken from Ananas comosus cultivar F153 linkage group 5, ASM154086v1, whole genome shotgun sequence, encodes the following:
- the LOC109710190 gene encoding far upstream element-binding protein 1-like, translating into MAGEPSRSSRPDHKRKLDDDEAPAAASPPPPPRPRHAGSHLSPGQEAGSPSPPPPPPPLERMELAKQMAEKIAARIFRGAEVEARRPRFENGDEGDHDDSSDEGWSSESDHLQKPASQPITSQVGITSSAFPTHGSRISSKKIDIPNGRVGVLIGKGGETIKTLQLQSGAKIQVTKDVDADPNSKTRMVELIGTTEQISKAEQLINEVIAEMAGAGASGRIAGRKFGGPQAGVEQFQMKVVNCRVGLIIGKGGENIKNMQAKSGAWIQVEPLLPGDMPTERTIYIDGTKEQIEAAKQLVNEAISENRIRKPMTASGYTSRRPRGPTKWGPPGAPPMQQPDDGYMQTGAYPTQTPQYNMHQPPYASYPLQAPSNFQPGWDQSSNQQTQQPTAAIGYEYYNQQQLQQQTQLQPMVGSSAPADNTSYNYTQPQGPQRAFYGTAPGYGPIANPSQDRSVPSQDGMNQVTPAQQQAHLVGPANQQGYASQKTPVTANGYGIPPTPQPNYGSQPPPQAGYGQPSQVAQLSYSQPLQLQAGYDQGSTDRAPPFQPTAPQAGYGPQQVYGGVGPIAQPSYGLQQQPYSDSYVSSEYLQPPAYSSDNATRAMLDQSAAAPAVPGGAAKASPS